From the Cryptomeria japonica chromosome 2, Sugi_1.0, whole genome shotgun sequence genome, one window contains:
- the LOC131044394 gene encoding uncharacterized protein LOC131044394 produces MERHPSIVWTPCAAHCIDLMLEDIGKIPWVKRCVERARNVCKFVYNHSWVLALMRQYTEQKELHRPGITRFATNFLTLQSMLRSKPALRRMIVGEEWSSSSYATTPAGIEMADCIFDEQGFWVPCDEIVKFVKPLVVLLRVADGDKPAMGYIYEGMDRVKEAIKFVYGADESKYGPIWEIIDRRWHHQLHRPIHAAAYYLNPAFRFIPSFKADAEVLNGLYAIMEKMGPTGTSQIDLFREL; encoded by the exons atggagaggcacccatctatagtttggactccatgtgctgctcattgcattgacctcatgttggaggatattggaaaaatcccatgggtcaagagatgtgtagaaagggcaagaaatgtctgcaaatttgtatataatcattcatgggtgttggctcttatgagacaatacacagagcagaaggagttgcatcgtccaggaatcacaagatttgccacaaacttcctcacattgcaatccatgcttaggtctaagcctgccttgagacgtatgattgttggtgaggagtggtcttcctcatcctatgctaccacccctgcagggatagagatggcagactgcatttttgatgagcaaggcttttgggtcccttgtgatgagatagtgaag tttgttaagcccttggtggttttgttgcgagttgcggatggagataagcccgcaatgggctatatatatgagggcatggatagggtgaAGGAGGCCATCAAATTCGTCTATGgagcagatgagagcaagtatggtcccatttgggagatcattgataggagatggcatcatcagctacataggcccatccatgcggcagcctattatctgaatccggcattccgttttatcccttctttcaaggctgatgcagaggtccttaatgggctatatgcaatcatggagaagatgggacctacTGGTACTTCTCAaatagacctttttcgagagctatag